A window of Haliscomenobacter hydrossis DSM 1100 contains these coding sequences:
- a CDS encoding GNAT family N-acetyltransferase, whose protein sequence is MELKRYTPDFKAEWDRLVNEGKNSSFLFKRDFMEYNADRFRDYSLMVYHDAALVAIVPATISGGQLVSHEGLTYGGVVIKDHLRLVEIISVVKEVLIYLDANQIKKMLIKFIPRMFHSRPCDELDWIMFKLGAKIYRRDAALVIENRAVKLNYQERRRRSIKKASKLKVDIKEGFEEFKPFWTEVLVPNLQAKHSVTPVHNLGEIELLACRFPENIKQHNIYLDNLAVAGCTMFLNERVAHAQYISGSPLGKKSGCLDYLFDYLIHEVYADYDYFDFGICNEQSGLLINKGLLAWKEGFGARTIVHDFYEIDTSQFTLLEI, encoded by the coding sequence ATGGAATTAAAACGGTATACTCCAGATTTTAAAGCAGAATGGGATCGCCTCGTCAACGAAGGAAAGAACAGTTCTTTTCTTTTTAAGCGAGATTTTATGGAGTACAATGCGGATAGGTTTAGGGATTATTCTCTAATGGTTTATCACGATGCAGCGTTGGTTGCAATTGTTCCCGCAACAATATCCGGTGGACAGCTTGTCAGTCATGAGGGTTTAACTTATGGAGGTGTGGTTATCAAAGATCATTTGCGCTTAGTAGAAATTATTTCAGTTGTAAAAGAAGTGTTAATTTATTTAGATGCGAATCAAATCAAGAAAATGTTAATCAAGTTTATTCCGCGCATGTTTCATTCAAGGCCATGCGATGAATTAGACTGGATTATGTTTAAGCTTGGTGCAAAAATTTATCGTAGAGATGCCGCGTTGGTAATAGAAAACAGAGCCGTCAAACTTAATTATCAAGAAAGAAGAAGACGCTCGATTAAAAAGGCTTCAAAACTAAAAGTTGACATCAAGGAGGGTTTTGAGGAGTTTAAACCATTCTGGACTGAAGTGCTTGTGCCTAATTTGCAAGCCAAGCATAGCGTAACACCTGTACATAATTTGGGTGAGATTGAGTTGTTGGCTTGTAGGTTCCCAGAAAATATCAAACAGCACAATATTTACCTTGATAATTTAGCTGTGGCGGGTTGCACTATGTTTTTGAATGAACGGGTTGCTCATGCTCAGTACATCTCGGGCTCACCGTTAGGAAAGAAATCTGGTTGCTTAGATTATTTGTTTGATTATTTGATTCATGAGGTCTATGCTGATTACGACTACTTTGATTTTGGCATATGCAATGAACAATCAGGACTGTTAATCAACAAGGGTTTATTGGCTTGGAAGGAAGGTTTTGGTGCTAGAACAATTGTACATGACTTTTATGAAATAGACACAAGTCAATTTACTTTACTAGAAATTTAA
- the ald gene encoding alanine dehydrogenase: MIIGVPKEIKTNENRVALTPAGVLEFSKRNHPVYVQSTAGEGSGFDDDEYEAAGAKILSTIEEVYAVADMIIKVKEPIESEWPLIKPDQLLFTYFHFASYEPLTEAMIKSKAVCLAYETVELPDGSLPLLVPMSEVAGRMAIQEGAKYLEKPVKGRGVLLGGVPGVAPGKVLVLGGGIVGTQAARMAAGLGAEVSILDINLPRLRYLSEVMPPNVNTIFSNEYTIRKMIRDHDLIIGAILIPGAKAPKLITADMLKTMRPGTVLVDVAVDQGGCFETTHPTTHDNPTYIIDHVVHYCVANMPGAVPATSTLALTNATLPYALQLANKGWQKACQDNLPLRKGLNVVNGKVVYQGVADAFGLDYVDVNTVM; the protein is encoded by the coding sequence ATGATCATTGGAGTACCTAAGGAAATCAAAACCAACGAGAACCGGGTAGCCTTAACCCCGGCAGGAGTATTGGAATTTAGCAAAAGAAACCACCCGGTATACGTACAATCGACCGCAGGGGAAGGCAGTGGATTTGATGATGACGAGTACGAGGCGGCAGGTGCGAAAATTTTATCCACCATTGAAGAGGTATACGCTGTTGCCGACATGATCATCAAGGTTAAGGAGCCCATCGAATCAGAGTGGCCTTTGATCAAGCCAGACCAGTTGTTGTTTACTTATTTTCACTTTGCTTCTTACGAGCCACTCACCGAAGCCATGATCAAAAGTAAGGCGGTGTGTTTGGCATATGAAACGGTGGAATTGCCTGATGGTTCTCTGCCATTATTGGTACCCATGTCCGAAGTAGCTGGGCGGATGGCCATCCAGGAAGGGGCCAAATATTTAGAAAAACCCGTAAAAGGACGTGGGGTGCTTTTGGGCGGTGTACCGGGTGTGGCACCTGGTAAAGTTTTGGTGCTCGGAGGCGGTATTGTTGGTACTCAAGCGGCCAGAATGGCTGCTGGTTTGGGTGCAGAGGTATCCATTCTCGACATCAACTTACCTCGTTTGCGCTACCTCTCTGAGGTCATGCCTCCGAATGTGAATACCATTTTTTCCAATGAATATACCATCCGCAAGATGATTCGGGATCATGATCTGATCATCGGAGCAATTTTGATCCCTGGAGCCAAAGCACCCAAACTGATTACTGCCGACATGCTCAAAACCATGCGGCCAGGTACGGTTTTGGTGGATGTAGCTGTAGACCAGGGGGGCTGTTTTGAAACCACCCACCCGACTACCCACGACAACCCGACTTACATCATCGATCATGTGGTACATTATTGTGTGGCCAACATGCCCGGCGCAGTGCCCGCCACTTCTACCCTGGCACTGACCAACGCTACCTTGCCTTATGCACTACAACTGGCCAATAAGGGCTGGCAAAAGGCCTGCCAGGACAATTTGCCGCTGCGCAAAGGCTTGAATGTAGTCAACGGAAAGGTAGTATATCAGGGCGTTGCCGACGCTTTTGGGTTGGACTATGTTGATGTCAACACGGTTATGTAG
- a CDS encoding T9SS type A sorting domain-containing protein gives MLNSTQPSLRRRKAINFKYYLFLALCLGQMSILHAQWYMPGWWPKMPPPKIHEYDICFPADVESNTCVAPSNIPGVQMIELGNDKLAVNVSDKLYLTGSDACYKIFRTYTVMNWELYNERCQLDPMSNPVVIDRDAPDFDGKLGEGVCVLVRANVAYLSHDRVIDDDDVKINLSPVCLENGGFHYRAFMYTQIIKVYDDVRPVVTVPTLPKFQTDLYTCKGAIEVTFRASDNCTDQVSLEVPSIMIAPFQTYSQGAMRMPANFDSKWTWKDNKNGTFTIKIANLPEGKHDLIVSVRDLCGNLSLPTRIPFEVRDCSAPAPTCKQGLAMALMSDGQGGAMNTIWASDFIASAAYDCNGQGPETDKNGLKKITLYSINRVGETPKSSTSSLTFDCAEAGQKVDIELHAWDNLGNHGYCVTYILVQDNRRICPVLPGIAGSIATAKGSRLRNINLEARQELVVHQAKTDKVGFYQFKDLPENERYVIRPRMKASNADGINSRDINLMLEILQNKLENFTPYQLLAADVNQDGVIDANDFAKLRQIYLQGDSFPEGNCWRFVDASHPLTRSLKPGTYPDSILVNSLDVGIVADFIAIKLGDIDGSYIPSLNQVQGESELANLSDLNVQAVEKDLRVGAHLAQNQPNPFQDETTINFLLPAAGPVSLSVWDVQGKSVYLYTTNLSGGTHQLRLDAQTLGNARGVFYYTLRTAFGTETKKMLRF, from the coding sequence ATGCTCAATTCGACCCAACCGTCATTGCGTAGACGGAAAGCCATTAACTTTAAGTATTACCTCTTTTTGGCACTTTGTTTGGGCCAAATGTCTATCCTGCATGCCCAATGGTACATGCCCGGCTGGTGGCCTAAAATGCCGCCGCCCAAAATCCATGAATACGACATTTGTTTTCCTGCCGATGTGGAAAGCAATACCTGTGTTGCACCGTCCAACATCCCGGGGGTGCAGATGATTGAACTGGGCAACGACAAACTTGCGGTCAACGTCAGTGATAAGCTCTACCTTACGGGTTCTGATGCTTGTTACAAAATTTTCCGGACGTACACCGTCATGAACTGGGAGTTGTACAACGAAAGATGTCAGCTTGATCCCATGTCTAACCCCGTCGTCATCGATCGGGATGCCCCTGATTTTGATGGCAAACTCGGTGAAGGGGTATGCGTTTTGGTTCGTGCCAACGTGGCCTACCTGAGCCATGATCGGGTCATTGACGATGATGACGTGAAGATCAACCTGAGCCCGGTTTGTCTGGAAAACGGAGGATTCCACTACCGCGCATTCATGTACACCCAGATCATCAAGGTGTATGACGATGTACGCCCGGTGGTAACTGTACCCACCTTGCCCAAGTTCCAAACCGATTTGTACACCTGCAAAGGGGCGATTGAAGTTACCTTCCGTGCCAGCGACAATTGCACCGATCAGGTGAGTTTGGAAGTGCCTTCGATCATGATTGCTCCTTTCCAAACCTATAGCCAGGGTGCCATGCGGATGCCGGCAAACTTCGACAGCAAATGGACTTGGAAAGACAACAAAAATGGCACTTTTACCATCAAGATCGCCAATTTGCCCGAGGGTAAACACGACCTGATTGTTTCGGTACGCGATCTGTGTGGCAATTTGTCACTGCCTACGCGCATTCCATTTGAAGTGCGCGACTGTAGTGCTCCAGCACCCACCTGCAAACAGGGCCTGGCCATGGCTTTGATGTCTGACGGACAGGGTGGCGCCATGAATACGATTTGGGCCAGCGATTTTATTGCCAGTGCTGCTTACGATTGTAATGGTCAAGGCCCCGAGACGGATAAGAATGGCTTGAAAAAAATCACGCTCTATTCCATCAATCGGGTAGGGGAGACGCCTAAATCCAGCACCTCTTCATTGACCTTTGATTGTGCCGAAGCAGGGCAAAAGGTGGACATCGAACTCCATGCCTGGGACAACCTCGGCAACCATGGCTATTGTGTGACCTACATTCTGGTGCAGGACAATCGGCGCATTTGCCCGGTTCTTCCGGGTATCGCTGGCTCAATTGCTACCGCTAAAGGATCGCGCTTGCGCAACATTAATTTGGAGGCCAGACAGGAACTTGTGGTGCACCAGGCCAAAACGGACAAGGTAGGGTTTTATCAATTCAAGGATTTACCCGAAAATGAACGTTACGTCATTCGACCACGTATGAAGGCCAGCAACGCGGATGGCATCAATTCCCGTGACATTAACCTGATGCTGGAGATCTTGCAAAATAAACTGGAGAACTTTACGCCTTACCAACTGCTGGCTGCAGATGTGAACCAGGATGGTGTCATTGATGCCAATGATTTTGCCAAATTGCGGCAAATCTACCTCCAAGGTGATTCTTTCCCAGAAGGCAATTGTTGGCGTTTTGTAGATGCGAGCCATCCGCTTACCCGTAGCCTGAAACCGGGAACTTATCCAGATTCCATATTGGTAAACAGTTTGGATGTTGGCATCGTGGCCGATTTTATTGCCATTAAATTGGGGGATATTGATGGTAGTTACATTCCATCGCTCAACCAGGTTCAAGGGGAAAGTGAATTGGCTAACTTGAGTGACCTGAATGTGCAGGCCGTAGAAAAAGACTTGCGTGTTGGGGCACATCTTGCTCAGAATCAGCCCAATCCTTTCCAGGACGAAACAACGATCAACTTCCTGCTCCCTGCAGCCGGACCGGTAAGCCTATCGGTTTGGGATGTACAAGGGAAATCAGTCTATTTATACACTACTAATCTATCTGGCGGGACCCATCAATTGAGGTTAGACGCGCAAACTTTGGGTAATGCGCGGGGTGTCTTTTATTACACCCTGCGCACCGCATTTGGAACGGAGACGAAGAAGATGTTGCGGTTTTAA
- the sucC gene encoding ADP-forming succinate--CoA ligase subunit beta, with translation MNLHEYQGKEILQRYGVAIQTGIVAQSVAEAEAAWSQLGSGVVVIKAQIHAGGRGKGGGVKLAKNLDDVKTHAGNIIGMMLRTPQTPGGMEGPGKLVRKVLIAEDSYAPDFNACKEYYVSILMDREKKCNVIIYSTEGGMDIEAVAEHTPEKVQKEWVDPISGFQGFQARKIAFNLGLSGKAFKEFTTFITKLYTAFVASDASLFEINPCLRTGDDRILAVDAKVTIDDNALYRHPDLEAMRDKDEEDPTDVEAQEFELNYVKLDGNVGCMVNGAGLAMATMDIIKLSGGEPANFLDVGGTADAARVENAFKIILKDPAVKAILINIFGGIVRCDRVAQGVIDAYKNMGNISVPIIVRLQGTNADLAKKMIDESGLKVYSAIQLAEAAALVTKVLTEA, from the coding sequence ATGAATCTTCACGAATATCAAGGTAAAGAAATCCTGCAGCGCTATGGCGTAGCCATCCAAACGGGTATTGTGGCCCAATCGGTTGCAGAGGCAGAAGCCGCTTGGTCGCAACTCGGCAGTGGCGTGGTAGTGATTAAAGCCCAAATCCATGCAGGAGGACGCGGCAAAGGTGGTGGCGTTAAGTTGGCTAAAAATCTGGACGACGTCAAAACCCACGCGGGCAACATCATTGGCATGATGCTCAGAACGCCCCAAACCCCTGGTGGAATGGAAGGTCCGGGCAAACTGGTGCGCAAAGTGCTGATTGCTGAAGATTCTTATGCTCCTGACTTCAACGCATGTAAAGAATACTACGTTTCGATCCTGATGGATCGGGAGAAAAAATGCAACGTGATCATCTACTCTACCGAAGGAGGGATGGACATCGAAGCCGTTGCTGAGCATACCCCTGAAAAGGTGCAAAAAGAATGGGTTGACCCGATTTCGGGTTTCCAGGGTTTTCAGGCGCGCAAAATTGCCTTCAATTTGGGTTTGAGTGGCAAAGCTTTTAAAGAGTTTACGACCTTCATTACCAAGTTGTACACTGCTTTTGTAGCTTCCGATGCGTCCCTGTTCGAAATCAACCCTTGTTTGCGCACCGGAGACGATCGCATCCTGGCTGTAGATGCCAAGGTTACCATCGACGACAACGCGTTGTACCGCCATCCAGATCTGGAGGCGATGCGCGACAAGGATGAAGAAGATCCCACTGACGTTGAGGCGCAAGAATTTGAACTCAACTACGTCAAACTGGATGGCAACGTAGGCTGTATGGTCAATGGCGCAGGTTTGGCAATGGCCACCATGGACATCATCAAATTGTCGGGTGGTGAACCCGCCAACTTCCTGGATGTGGGTGGTACTGCCGATGCTGCACGGGTTGAAAATGCCTTCAAAATCATCTTGAAAGACCCTGCGGTAAAAGCTATTTTGATCAATATTTTCGGGGGTATCGTACGCTGTGACCGCGTGGCCCAAGGGGTGATTGACGCCTACAAAAACATGGGCAACATCAGTGTTCCCATCATTGTACGTTTGCAGGGAACCAACGCCGATTTGGCCAAAAAAATGATCGATGAGTCGGGCTTGAAGGTCTACTCGGCGATTCAGTTGGCTGAAGCTGCTGCCCTGGTTACCAAAGTACTGACCGAGGCATAA
- the tyrS gene encoding tyrosine--tRNA ligase, translating to MKDFLEELEWRGMLHSKIEGIEEKLSAGKIAAYIGFDPTAPSLTIGNYVQIMLLKLFQLSGHQPIVLMGGATGRIGDPSGKDKERELKTTDELDDNLAHQTAQFKRLLDFEGGDNPAIMVNNLDFYRNMNVLDFLRDVGKTLTVNYMLQKDSVQNRLESGISFTEFSYQLLQGYDFQCLYKQYGCILQMGGSDQWGNITAGTEFIRRNLSEKAYAITTPLLTKADGTKFGKSTAGNIWIDPKMTSPYKFYQFWINADDADIPKFTRYFTLHAKEEIEAREREFASDPRELKRLLAEELTKRIHGEEAYQSVLKVSELLFGRNADRDMLLSLSAEELETVSSEIPSFQVTKALFAAGANISDLLADHTQILASKGEVRRAIQGNAISVNKDKINSHEALIPSESLLHGKYLMVENGKKNKYILVANS from the coding sequence ATGAAAGATTTTCTGGAAGAACTGGAGTGGCGCGGCATGTTACATTCCAAAATTGAAGGCATAGAAGAGAAATTGAGTGCTGGCAAAATAGCTGCATACATCGGCTTTGACCCCACTGCTCCCTCCCTGACGATTGGCAATTACGTACAGATCATGTTGCTGAAACTGTTCCAACTGAGTGGCCACCAACCCATCGTGTTGATGGGTGGCGCAACTGGGCGGATCGGTGACCCTTCGGGCAAAGACAAGGAACGCGAGCTAAAAACCACGGATGAGCTCGACGATAACTTGGCCCATCAAACCGCTCAGTTCAAACGTTTGTTGGATTTTGAAGGTGGCGATAACCCGGCCATCATGGTCAACAACCTGGATTTTTACCGCAACATGAACGTGTTGGACTTCTTGCGTGACGTAGGAAAAACCCTTACGGTAAACTACATGCTCCAGAAAGACTCGGTACAAAACCGCCTCGAATCGGGTATTTCGTTCACCGAGTTCAGTTACCAGTTGTTACAAGGGTATGATTTCCAGTGTTTGTACAAACAGTATGGTTGTATCCTGCAAATGGGCGGTTCTGATCAGTGGGGCAACATCACTGCGGGTACGGAGTTTATCCGCCGCAACCTCAGTGAAAAGGCTTATGCCATCACCACTCCCCTTTTGACCAAAGCGGATGGCACCAAGTTTGGTAAATCGACTGCAGGCAACATCTGGATTGACCCCAAAATGACTTCGCCTTATAAGTTTTACCAATTCTGGATCAACGCAGATGACGCGGATATCCCCAAGTTTACCCGTTATTTTACCTTGCATGCTAAAGAGGAAATCGAGGCCCGCGAACGTGAATTTGCCAGCGACCCGCGTGAACTTAAACGCCTGCTGGCCGAAGAGTTGACCAAGCGCATCCATGGCGAAGAGGCTTACCAGAGTGTATTGAAAGTTTCTGAACTGTTGTTTGGGCGGAATGCCGATCGGGACATGTTGTTGTCCTTAAGTGCGGAGGAACTTGAAACGGTTTCTTCAGAAATACCTTCTTTTCAGGTAACGAAAGCGCTATTCGCAGCTGGTGCCAACATTTCTGATTTGTTGGCCGACCATACCCAGATTTTGGCATCTAAAGGTGAAGTTCGCCGGGCCATTCAAGGCAATGCCATCAGTGTGAACAAAGATAAAATCAATTCCCACGAAGCCCTGATTCCCAGCGAATCGCTACTCCACGGCAAGTATTTGATGGTTGAGAATGGGAAGAAGAACAAGTATATTTTGGTAGCGAATAGCTAA
- a CDS encoding DUF4442 domain-containing protein, with protein MPTKSQQYLKNLRSSLKMKLYFLQKLPSLFFWGVQIKSVSPECGQTRIPFGWRTQNPFRSTYFAAQCGAAELSTGMLGLLALVDQVPCSMLIVGMEATFLKKATNWITFTCDEGAAIQSAVQKAIATGEPQTITVSSTGVQEDNGAVVAQMKFTWSFKKK; from the coding sequence ATGCCTACTAAAAGCCAGCAATACCTCAAAAATCTGCGTAGTTCCTTGAAGATGAAGCTTTACTTCCTCCAAAAACTTCCCAGTTTATTTTTTTGGGGCGTGCAAATAAAATCTGTCAGCCCCGAATGTGGACAAACCCGTATCCCCTTTGGTTGGCGCACCCAAAACCCTTTTCGATCTACTTATTTTGCGGCACAATGTGGTGCCGCAGAATTATCTACAGGCATGTTGGGTTTGCTCGCGCTAGTAGACCAGGTACCTTGTTCTATGTTGATTGTGGGCATGGAGGCAACTTTTCTCAAAAAAGCGACCAATTGGATCACCTTTACTTGTGATGAAGGAGCCGCTATTCAGTCCGCTGTACAAAAAGCCATTGCTACTGGCGAGCCACAAACCATCACTGTAAGTTCTACCGGTGTACAGGAAGACAACGGAGCCGTGGTAGCCCAAATGAAGTTTACCTGGTCTTTTAAAAAGAAATAG